Proteins from one Streptobacillus canis genomic window:
- a CDS encoding PTS sugar transporter subunit IIC gives MKKLAEFLDKHLSTPMAKLAEQRHFRAIRDGIVATLPIIIVGSFFLILAFPPLPASWKIVEFIKANIFTILLPYRMSMYIMTLYAVFGIGYSLSKSYKLDGLSGGILATLSFLLTIVPVNVTVDGAGVKGLVIPMSYLGSVGMFVGIITSILAVEIYRLIDKSGFKIKMPDQVPKSVAQSFANLTPTAVIIILMGSITYFLKFDWHAFVGKLVAPLVSAADSYPSVVLLVFLITFFWSFGIHGVSIVGSLARPVWLILLEQNTNALAAGQPLPAIAAEPFYQWFIWIGGSGCTIGLAILLAFRARSSYAKSLGKTVITPSIFNINEPVIFGCPIVLNPQLIVPFIAAPVINATIAYVATAAGLVSKVSTIAPWTLPGPIGAYLATGGDYRAAILNVLLIGVSVVVYYPFFKMYDNKLLAEEGLEA, from the coding sequence ATGAAAAAATTAGCAGAATTTTTAGACAAACATTTATCAACACCTATGGCTAAATTAGCTGAGCAACGTCATTTTAGAGCAATCCGTGATGGGATTGTTGCAACATTACCAATCATTATTGTGGGATCATTTTTCTTAATATTAGCATTTCCACCATTACCAGCATCGTGGAAGATAGTTGAGTTTATTAAGGCAAATATCTTTACTATCTTACTTCCTTATAGAATGTCTATGTATATCATGACATTATATGCAGTTTTCGGTATTGGGTACTCTCTTTCTAAATCATATAAATTAGATGGTTTATCTGGAGGGATATTAGCTACTTTATCATTCTTATTAACTATAGTACCAGTTAACGTTACTGTAGATGGAGCTGGGGTAAAAGGATTAGTTATCCCTATGTCTTATTTAGGATCTGTAGGAATGTTTGTTGGAATTATTACAAGTATTTTAGCTGTTGAAATATATAGATTAATAGATAAATCAGGATTCAAAATTAAAATGCCTGATCAAGTTCCTAAATCTGTAGCACAAAGTTTCGCTAACTTAACTCCTACAGCAGTTATAATAATATTAATGGGAAGTATCACTTATTTCTTAAAATTTGACTGGCATGCATTTGTTGGAAAATTAGTTGCTCCATTAGTATCAGCAGCAGATAGTTACCCAAGTGTTGTATTATTAGTATTCTTAATTACATTCTTCTGGTCATTTGGTATACACGGTGTAAGTATAGTTGGATCACTTGCAAGACCAGTATGGTTAATATTGTTAGAACAAAATACAAATGCTTTAGCAGCAGGACAACCATTACCAGCAATAGCAGCAGAACCGTTCTATCAATGGTTTATATGGATAGGTGGATCAGGATGTACAATAGGTCTTGCAATATTACTAGCATTTAGAGCTCGTTCTTCTTATGCTAAATCACTTGGTAAAACAGTTATTACTCCAAGTATATTTAATATTAATGAACCTGTAATATTTGGATGTCCAATAGTATTAAATCCACAATTAATAGTTCCATTTATTGCAGCTCCAGTAATTAATGCTACTATAGCATATGTTGCTACAGCAGCAGGACTTGTTTCTAAGGTTTCAACTATAGCACCTTGGACTTTACCTGGGCCAATAGGAGCGTACTTAGCAACAGGTGGAGACTATAGAGCTGCAATATTAAATGTTTTATTAATAGGGGTTTCAGTAGTAGTTTACTACCCATTCTTTAAAATGTATGATAATAAATTATTAGCTGAGGAAGGGTTAGAAGCATAA
- a CDS encoding PTS lactose/cellobiose transporter subunit IIA, giving the protein MNEEKLEEIVFEIISNAGMAKGLIYEAMTESLNGNFDKVESLLKEADEFLLNAHKVQTDIIRQEADGEHLEVRVLFVHAQDHLMTTIEIRNLAETIIKMNEKINKLENK; this is encoded by the coding sequence ATGAATGAAGAAAAATTAGAAGAGATTGTTTTTGAAATAATTTCAAATGCAGGTATGGCAAAAGGTCTTATTTATGAAGCGATGACAGAATCTTTAAATGGCAACTTTGATAAAGTAGAATCTTTACTTAAAGAAGCAGATGAGTTTTTATTGAATGCTCATAAAGTACAAACAGATATAATAAGACAAGAGGCAGATGGAGAACATCTTGAAGTTAGAGTTCTGTTTGTTCATGCACAAGATCATTTGATGACGACTATAGAGATAAGAAATTTAGCAGAAACAATAATAAAAATGAATGAAAAAATTAATAAATTAGAAAATAAGTGA
- a CDS encoding DUF871 domain-containing protein: protein MRKLGVSIYPEKSTKEEIMEYLKKAKDMGASRIFSCLLSANKEVTEIKKEFKEINSYAKELGYEIIVDVSPGIFEKLGISYKNLDFFKEIMCDGIRLDVGFTGNEEALMTYNPQYLKIEINMSNDTNYIDTIMQYMPNQYNLIACHNFYPHRYTGLNLEHFGKCNSRFKKYGLRTAAFVSSQNKGAFGPWPATEGLPTLEIHRDIPLDVQIKHLVALGDIDDILISNCYPSKEEIEAISKVNLKVLNLKIELYKDLPEVEKDILLNELHFRRGDFNDNMIRSTQSRVKYRGHKFEVFNIPDIKRGDVIIESSEYGHYAGELQIALNDMKNTGKSNVVGRVAQEELFLLDYIKPWQKFTFTEDK, encoded by the coding sequence ATGAGAAAATTAGGAGTTTCGATATATCCGGAAAAGTCAACTAAAGAAGAAATAATGGAATATCTAAAAAAAGCTAAAGATATGGGAGCTTCAAGAATCTTTTCGTGCTTATTATCAGCAAATAAAGAAGTGACTGAAATAAAAAAAGAATTTAAAGAAATAAATTCATATGCTAAAGAATTAGGGTATGAAATAATAGTAGATGTAAGTCCTGGTATATTTGAAAAACTAGGGATAAGTTATAAAAACTTAGATTTCTTCAAAGAAATCATGTGTGATGGAATAAGACTTGATGTAGGTTTCACAGGAAATGAAGAAGCATTAATGACATATAATCCACAATATTTAAAAATAGAGATTAATATGAGTAATGATACAAATTATATTGATACAATAATGCAATATATGCCTAATCAATACAATTTAATTGCTTGTCATAATTTCTATCCACATAGATATACAGGATTAAATTTAGAACATTTTGGAAAATGTAATTCAAGATTTAAAAAATATGGATTAAGAACAGCGGCTTTTGTTAGTTCTCAAAATAAAGGTGCTTTTGGACCTTGGCCAGCAACTGAGGGATTACCTACTTTAGAAATACATAGAGATATACCACTAGATGTACAAATTAAACATTTAGTTGCATTAGGTGATATAGATGATATACTAATTTCAAATTGTTATCCTTCAAAAGAAGAAATAGAAGCAATTTCTAAAGTTAATTTAAAAGTATTAAATCTAAAAATAGAACTATATAAAGACTTACCTGAAGTAGAAAAAGATATATTATTAAATGAACTTCATTTTAGAAGAGGAGACTTTAATGATAATATGATAAGATCTACTCAAAGTAGAGTTAAATATAGAGGACATAAGTTTGAAGTTTTCAATATTCCTGATATTAAAAGAGGAGATGTAATTATTGAAAGTTCAGAATATGGACACTATGCAGGTGAATTACAAATAGCACTAAATGATATGAAAAATACAGGAAAAAGTAATGTTGTAGGAAGAGTAGCACAAGAAGAATTATTCTTACTAGATTATATCAAACCATGGCAAAAATTTACTTTTACTGAAGATAAATAA
- a CDS encoding PTS sugar transporter subunit IIB, giving the protein MKILFVCSMGMSSAIAAKALEKECEKHGIDVSVVECSTQAFEEEVKKGYAIAMVAPQIRHRYDTLKAYADEVNVPCVLINPMGYTALGGPKLLAQIKENIEL; this is encoded by the coding sequence ATGAAAATTTTATTTGTTTGTTCAATGGGGATGTCGAGTGCTATTGCAGCAAAAGCATTAGAGAAAGAATGTGAAAAACATGGGATTGATGTATCAGTAGTGGAGTGTTCAACTCAAGCTTTTGAAGAAGAAGTTAAAAAAGGGTATGCAATTGCAATGGTTGCACCACAAATTAGACATAGATATGACACTTTAAAAGCATATGCTGATGAAGTAAATGTTCCATGTGTTCTTATTAACCCTATGGGATACACTGCATTAGGTGGTCCAAAATTATTAGCACAAATTAAAGAAAATATAGAATTATAG